The genomic window TCTTTTAAATGCCACGCTAATTGCGGGATTTCACCGGCATCGCCGTATTTAAACAAAGCCGGAATCCGAACTACTGAAAATGAATTGATGGTATCATCATAAACCGTGTCCGGATATTTTAAAGTGAACACGGTCACATCGTGTCCTTTGTCGGACAACAAATCCGCCTCATGCCAACAGACACTGCCCATGCCGCCCAAATGCGGCGGAAAAGTTGAAACAATATGGGCGATTTTCATACTTTATATTTATACTTTATCTTTGGTTTTTTCCTCAAGAGCGTTTTGTCTTGTCAGTTTGGTGATATTCCTGTTCATTTGTTCTATTTTTATCATCAGGCGAAAAATTACGAAGAAAAGCAGAGTGAGCGCGACATAAACTACCAAATCGGCGCCGCGGCCGATGCCGACCAATTTTGCCAAATAAGCGGCTGAATTGGGGAGCAGAACCACCACGCCGGCGGCAAGCCAAAACAACACCCAGACCGACAAACCGCGCCAGCTTAATTCACCGGCCTGATAACGGCTGATTACTTTAATAATGGCGAAGATGAAAAAAATGATTAAAAATACTTGGATAAGCATATTATTTTAATAAACGGGCTTTAAAAAGATCCCATAATATTTTTACACCACCAGCGGGTCCTTGTCCATAACCGTGGTAAGTCACCCGCACGGGAAATTCCCTAAAAGTCAGTCCGGCTTTTTTTATTTGTTTAACAATCTCCGAATTATGCGCCATGCGATCCTGGGTAATTTTTATTTTTTCCAGAGCTTTTCTTGATAATACACGAAAACCATTGTGAACATCCGAGAGCTTTACGCCTGTAAAAATTTTATTAATCGCCCGTGCAACCGGAAAGATAATATATTTTTTTGACCACGGCATCTGCGAGCGCCCGTCTAAAAATCTTGATCCGAAAATAACGTCAACATTATTTTTATTCATCGTCTCCAGCGCCGGACTTATATCAGCCGGATCAAACTGCCCGTCAGCGTCAAAATGCACGACCGCCTCCGCGCCGCGACTTATGGCAAACTCGTCGCCGGTTTGTAGGGCCGCACCCTGTCCCCTGTTTATTTTATGTTTTAAGGCGTAGACGCCGGCAGCCGTCGCCGCTTGAAAAGTTTGGTCGGCTGACCCGTCATCAACAACTACGATATTTTTAAACCCATGATTAAAAAGGCCGCTGATTACGCGGCCGATATTTTTTTCTTCATTGTAGGCCGGAATAACTATAAAAACCATAACCGGTAATTGTGTCTAGTAATTATGATCAAATAGCATTGCCTCTTTATTGGCAATGGTATAATCTACGGTTTTCTCAAGCCCGTCCTGCAAACGCACCAAAGGCATCCAGCCCAGAGCTGATTTTGCGTAGGCCAAATCCGGCGCGCCCTTGCGGGTTAAAAACAGCAATGGTTTTTCAAAGCGAATTTTTGAACCGGAATTGGTGGCCTCAATAATCATTTTGGCCACATCCGCGTATTTTACCACTTTGTCATGGCCCAGGTTCACTATGTTTACATCAGGCGCGCTATCCATCAGCCGCACCAAGCCGTCAATTAAATCAGTCACATAGCAAAGTGAGGTGGAAAAATTTTCATCGCCATAAACAACCAGATCCTTGCCGTCCAAGGCATTGATGATAAAATCAGGAATCAGCTGGCCTTCAAAAAGTTTCATGTGCGGGCCGTAAACCGTAAACACCCTGGCGATCTTGGCGTCTATACCGTGCACTTGCCGGTATGTGGCCACGCAGGTCTCGGCAAAACGCTTGCCTTCATCGTAACAGGCGCGCGGAGACAAGTGATCAACAATTCCCTGATCCGTTTCTTTAAAAACATCTTTGCTGTCGGTTGCGTTGCCATAAACTACCGAGCTAGAGGTAAAAACATATTTAGCGTGATATTTTACCGCCAAATCCAAAGTATTAATCATGGCCGAAGAATTTGACCACAGCGACTGCATTTTTAATTTTTCAAAATCATTCGGGCTGGTCGGACAGGCCAGGTGATAAATTTCCTGTATGCCCTGAAATTTAACCCTGAACTTGTCCAGCTCTTCAAATTTTTCTAAATCAATCGGCTGATTAACGTCAAATTTAATAAATTCAAAATCCGGATATTGCAATAAGTGATTGATGTTGGCCGGATTGGAATTGGAAAAATCATCCAGACAAATAACTTTTGCTTCCTTAAGCAGGCGTTCGCACAAATGCGAACCGATAAATCCCGCTCCGCCGGTTACGAGGACGTTTTTTTTCTCAAAAATTGGAGTATCCATAAATATCTAAATTATATATAAGCGATAAGTATTTTATCATTTTTAGCTAAAATTTGCAATTTACTCCACATCGCGCATCCAGCTCTTGCTTTCCAGGTCAACAACGAACTGCACTAACTGTTTATTTTGGGTGGCCTTAATCAAAACCTGTTCGCCGCTCTTCCAATAGTTTCCAACTCGCACCGCGCTTACATCCGTAA from Patescibacteria group bacterium includes these protein-coding regions:
- a CDS encoding DUF2304 domain-containing protein — translated: MLIQVFLIIFFIFAIIKVISRYQAGELSWRGLSVWVLFWLAAGVVVLLPNSAAYLAKLVGIGRGADLVVYVALTLLFFVIFRLMIKIEQMNRNITKLTRQNALEEKTKDKV
- a CDS encoding glycosyltransferase family 2 protein, translated to MVFIVIPAYNEEKNIGRVISGLFNHGFKNIVVVDDGSADQTFQAATAAGVYALKHKINRGQGAALQTGDEFAISRGAEAVVHFDADGQFDPADISPALETMNKNNVDVIFGSRFLDGRSQMPWSKKYIIFPVARAINKIFTGVKLSDVHNGFRVLSRKALEKIKITQDRMAHNSEIVKQIKKAGLTFREFPVRVTYHGYGQGPAGGVKILWDLFKARLLK
- a CDS encoding NAD-dependent epimerase/dehydratase family protein, which translates into the protein MDTPIFEKKNVLVTGGAGFIGSHLCERLLKEAKVICLDDFSNSNPANINHLLQYPDFEFIKFDVNQPIDLEKFEELDKFRVKFQGIQEIYHLACPTSPNDFEKLKMQSLWSNSSAMINTLDLAVKYHAKYVFTSSSVVYGNATDSKDVFKETDQGIVDHLSPRACYDEGKRFAETCVATYRQVHGIDAKIARVFTVYGPHMKLFEGQLIPDFIINALDGKDLVVYGDENFSTSLCYVTDLIDGLVRLMDSAPDVNIVNLGHDKVVKYADVAKMIIEATNSGSKIRFEKPLLFLTRKGAPDLAYAKSALGWMPLVRLQDGLEKTVDYTIANKEAMLFDHNY